In the Telopea speciosissima isolate NSW1024214 ecotype Mountain lineage chromosome 2, Tspe_v1, whole genome shotgun sequence genome, one interval contains:
- the LOC122651321 gene encoding pumilio homolog 1-like, whose amino-acid sequence MVTESPLKMLSDMGMRPMIGSNDGSFGEDFAMELGLLLREQRRQEANDMERELNLYRSGSAPPTVQGSLTAVGGLLGHVGGASLSDFAGSKSANGFSEEQFRSDPAYLSYYYSNLNLNPRLPPPLLSKEDWRFAQRLQGGSSVIGGTGDRRKVNRADEGGNRSLFSLQPGFNSQTEENEVDQRNPQASTEWGGDGLIGLSGLELGSRQKSLVDIFQDDLGRATPVLGHPSRPASRNAFDDTVEGLGSAESQLAHLHHELAAVDALRSGANVQSMSGAQNIGASNSHSFASALGTSSRSTTPDPQLVGRAPSPCLPPVGGGWISATDKRNGSGHNSFNGVPSSMSDSADLVAALSGMSLSTNGVLDEDNHGRTQVPHGIDDHHGLLFNLQGGPNSIKQNPYLRRSESGHLHLPSIPQAAKGSFPDLGRSNGTGMDLKNSSVIADAQAELHKPSVSSAYSYMNGPSTPILNSAGGSPSHYQNVDGTNSAFANYGLGGYPINPALSSMITGQLGSGNLPPLFENVAAASAMAAPGMDSRAFGGGLPSGTNLTNAAELQNLNRMGSQVPLVDPLYLQYLRTAEYAASQVGALNDPSIERNYLGNSYVDLLGLQKAYLGALLSPQKSQYGTPFLGKSANQNPGYYGNPPFGLGMSYPGSPLANLVLPNSPVGPSSPIRHDRNMRFPPGLRNLGGGVIGSWHAEAAGNMDESFASSLLEEFKSNKTKCFELSEIAGYVVEFSADQYGSRFIQQKLETATTEEKNMVFQEIIPQALSLMTDVFGNYVIQKFFEHGTASQRRELANQLSGHVLTLSLQMYGCRVIQKAIEVVDLDQQTKMVAELDGHIMRCVRDQNGNHVIQKCIECIPQDAIQFIITSFYDQVVTLSTHPYGCRVIQRVLEHCNDPKTQQIMMEEILQSVCMLAQDQYGNYVVQHVLEHGKPHERSIIITKLAGQIVQMSQQKFASNVVEKCLTFGGPAERQLLVNEMLGSTDENEPLQAMMKDQFANYVVQKVLETSDDQQRELILSRIKVHLNALKKYTYGKHIVARVEKLVVAGERRIGIQSPYPA is encoded by the exons ATGGTCACTGAGAGCCCTCTTAAAATGTTGTCTGACATGGGGATGCGACCGATGATCGGGAGCAACGATGGATCGTTTGGAGAGGATTTTGCGATGGAGTTAGGCCTCTTGCTTCGGGAGCAACGACGGCAGGAGGCAAACGATATGGAGAGGgagctcaatctctacaggagTGGTTCTGCTCCTCCGACCGTTCAGGGCTCCTTGACCGCTGTTGGAGGTCTGCTCGGACATGTCGGGGGCGCGTCGCTTTCAGATTTTGCTGGAAGCAAGAGCGCCAACGGATTCTCCGAGGAACAATTCCGTTCTGATCCAGCTTACCTTTCTTATTACTACTCTAACTTGAACCTGAACCCCCGGCTACCGCCACCTTTGCTATCTAAGGAAGATTGGCGATTTGCACAGAGGCTTCAAGGCGGAAGTTCAGTGATAGGAGGAACTGGAGATAGAAGGAAGGTGAATCGAGCTGATGAAGGGGGAAATAGATCGCTCTTCTCATTACAGCCTGGGTTTAATTCGCAGACAGAAGAAAACGAGGTTGACCAGAGGAATCCACAGGCATCTACGGAGTGGGGTGGTGATGGGCTGATTGGATTGTCGGGATTAGAACTAGGGAGCAGACAGAAGAGCCTTGTGGATATTTTTCAG GATGATCTGGGACGTGCAACACCTGTCCTTGGCCACCCTTCTCGCCCTGCCAGCCGTAATGCCTTTGATGACACTGTGGAGGGGCTAGGTTCTGCTGAATCCCAGTTGGCTCATTTGCACCACGAATTAGCTGCTGTAGATGCTTTGCGGTCTGGTGCAAATGTTCAGAGCATGTCTGGGGCCCAAAATATTGGTGCGTCAAATTCTCATAGTTTTGCGTCTGCTTTAGGTACCTCATCAAGAAGTACAACTCCTGATCCTCAGCTTGTTGGTAGGGCTCCTAGTCCTTGCCTTCCACCTGTTGGAGGGGGGTGGATCAGTGCAACAGATAAGAGAAATGGCAGTGGTCATAACTCATTCAATGGTGTTCCATCTAGTATGAGTGATTCTGCCGATCTTGTAGCTGCTTTGTCAGGAATGAGCCTGTCAACAAATGGTGTGTTAGATGAAGATAATCATGGGCGAACACAGGTTCCACATGGTATTGATGATCATCATGGTTTACTATTCAATCTGCAAGGTGGTCCGAACAGTATTAAGCAGAACCCATACTTGAGAAGATCTGAGTCTGGGCATTTACATCTGCCTTCCATTCCTCAGGCAGCCAAAGGGTCGTTTCCTGATTTGGGTAGAAGCAATGGGACTGGGATGGACTTGAAGAACTCTTCGGTGATAGCTGATGCACAAGCTGAGCTGCATAAACCTTCTGTGTCCTCTGCTTACTCATACATGAATGGTCCCTCCACCCCCATTCTTAATAGTGCAGGAGGTTCTCCTTCACACTATCAGAATGTAGATGGCACAAATTCTGCATTTGCAAATTATGGTTTGGGTGGTTATCCCATCAATCCAGCATTGTCATCCATGATCACGGGTCAGCTTGGCAGTGGTAATTTGCCTCCATTATTTGAAAATGTTGCTGCTGCATCTGCTATGGCAGCCCCTGGCATGGACTCTAGAGCATTTGGGGGAGGTTTGCCTTCTGGAACAAATTTGACCAATGCAGCAGAATTGCAAAATCTCAACAGGATGGGGAGTCAAGTGCCCCTTGTGGATCCATTGTATCTTCAGTACTTAAGGACAGCTGAGTATGCTGCCTCACAGGTTGGAGCTCTTAATGACCCTTCTATTGAGAGAAACTACCTTGGGAATTCATATGTAGATTTACTTGGCCTCCAGAAAGCTTATCTTGGGGCATTGCTCTCACCCCAGAAATCACAGTATGGAACTCCCTTCCTTGGTAAATCTGCCAACCAGAATCCTGGCTACTATGGAAACCCTCCTTTTGGTCTTGGCATGTCATATCCTGGAAGCCCGTTAGCAAATCTGGTTCTTCCCAACTCTCCTGTTGGACCTAGTAGCCCTATTAGGCATGACCGAAACATGCGTTTTCCTCCTGGGCTGAGAAACTTAGGTGGGGGTGTCATTGGATCCTGGCACGCGGAAGCTGCTGGGAACATGGATGAGAGCTTTGCATCCTCACTTTTGGAGGAATTTAAGAGCAACAAAACCAAATGCTTTGAGCTTTCAGAAATTGCAGGTTATGTTGTTGAATTCAG TGCTGATCAGTATGGGAGCCGATTTATACAACAAAAACTTGAAACAGCGACAACGGAAGAGAAAAACATGGTTTTCCAGGAAATCATTCCCCAAGCGCTCTCTTTGATGACTGATGTTTTTGGCAACTATGTTATTCAAAAG TTTTTTGAGCATGGAACTGCATCTCAGAGAAGAGAGCTGGCAAACCAGCTCAGTGGGCATGTTTTGACCCTTAGTCTTCAAATGTATGGTTGTCGAGTGATACAAAAG GCAATAGAAGTTGTAGATTTGGACCAACAGACTAAAATGGTTGCAGAGCTTGATGGTCATATCATGCGTTGTGTACGTGACCAAAACGGGAATCATGTCATCCAGAAGTGTATTGAATGCATACCTCAAGATGCTATTCAGTTTATCATTACTTCTTTCTATGATCAAGTAGTTACACTTTCCACCCATCCCTATGGCTGTCGTGTAATACAG AGAGTACTGGAGCACTGCAATGACCCAAAAACACAGCAAATCATGATGGAAGAGATTTTGCAATCTGTTTGCATGTTGGCTCAGGACCAATATGGAAATTATGTTGTCCAG CATGTACTGGAGCATGGAAAACCACATGAGCGTTCTATTATAATAACGAAGTTAGCTGGCCAGATAGTTCAAATGAGTCAGCAGAAGTTTGCCTCTAATGTTGTGGAAAAGTGCTTAACCTTTGGTGGTCCTGCGGAACGTCAGCTGTTGGTTAATGAGATGCTTGGCTCCACTGATGAGAATGAGCCTCTGCAG